GCTTATTGATGGTTTTCGTAATGAAATGGTTGAGTTTTAAGAGACGATTGTTCGCTTAAAATAGACCTATCTTGAAATTGAATCATTGAGCCCCATATTAAATCATCTAAACGTTTAAAAATGCACTTGTCTATATGACCATGTTGAACATGGAGGATCTATGTCTATTGAACAATTGAAAGAATTATTTGGTAATCAAGACGCGATTTTAGAACTTGTTCAACTTGAAAATGGTGAATTGGCTTTACGTAATGCAGGCTCTGAAACTCAGCCGCTTTTAACCATTCAATTTAATGATGAAGTGAAGAAACTATTGGGTGATCAAGTGCCAGTTATTGCTCAACATATGATTCAAGCTGCATTATTTGGTTTGCTGGAAAAAGAAGTTAATGAAATGCAGGCAGAAATCGTGGATCAAAAACCAAAATTTTATAGCTAACAGATATCAATAAAAAAAGCGCACTTTAAAGTGCGCTTTTTTTATGGGTGATGATTTAGTGTGAAGGGCTATGCTCATGCGCAATGTGGATCTGATGCAAAATATGTTCGCTCATATTTTTTGCCATTTCCTCTTTTGCATAATAAACCTGACCAACATTGTCACGACGAATGACCTCAGCTTCTTCCTTGCTTTCAGCACATAGCAAGACCTGAATTTTAGGATTTAAAGTTTTTGCGATATCCACGATTTTATGAATGTCGATAATGTCCATCGGGGAGATCACGAGCAGGCGTGCATGCTGAATATGTGCTTGAATTAAAACGCTAGGTTCAGTGGCTGCACCTGAAACGGCAGCAATACCTTTAGCACGTAAATTTTCTACAATCTCACGATTTTCTTCTGCAATCACGACTTTAATGTTTTGATCCATTAAAGAGCGAGTCACACGACGACCGACCTCACCATGACCAATCATCACCACCTGATCGCGCAGGTAGTCCTGTGAGACCTCATCTGGAAGCATCGCCAAGGGGTCACCACTACGTTCAAGTAAACGTGCCAATGACGAGCGCTCACGAATCCATGTTTGAACTGGTTCAATTGCAGAGAAAATAAATGAGTTCAAAGTAATTGAAATGAGTGCACCTGCCAAAATTAGGTTTTGGCCTTCAAGCGACAGTAAGTTCAGTGACACACCAAGCGCTGCCAAAATAAATGAGAATTCACCAATTTGTGCAAGCGATGCCCCAACTGTAAGAGCAGTATTGATTGGATAACGGAAGAATAAAACCAATGCCATGGCCGCAATGGTCTTACCAATCATAATGATGCCAACAACAGAGAGTACATGTAGGGGTTGTTCAATCAAAATTCTTGGGTCGAATAACATCCCGACTGAAACGAAGAATAAAATTGAAAAAATTTCACGCAAAGGTAAAGTTTCTTCTTCAGCACGATGGCTAAAGTCAGATTCTTTAACCACCATCCCCGCGAAGAATGCACCGAGTGCCATTGAAACACCAAAGACTTTGTATGCACCGAAGGCAATCGAAATTGCTGCTGCCACCACTGTTAAGGTAAAGAGTTCACGAGAACCTAAGCGGGCAACAAACTGCATGATCATTGGCACTAAACGTTTACCAATAATCAGCATGAAAGCAATAAAGCCGGCTACTTTGAGCAAGGTAATGCCTAAGGTGATCCAGACATTCTGATCGCTACTACTACCTTGCAGTGCCTGACCACCGAGCAATACTGCGGTTGCAGGTAGCAATACCAATGCCAGAACCATGACCAGATCTTCAACCAGCAGCCAGCCAACGGCGATTTTACCGTTAATGGACTCGAGTAGACCACGATCGCCAAGGGCTTTCAGGAGTACAACGGTACTGGCACACGATAGACTCAGACCAAAGACCAGGGCAGTACCAAAACTCCAGCCCCAGAGCATAGAGACACCAACACCGAGCAAGGTTGCTACTGCAATTTGCAGAATCGCACCAGGCAGGGCAATACGCCTTACCTGCATCAGGTCATTGAGGGAAAAGTGCATCCCGACACCAAACATCAGGAACATGACGCCGAGTTCAGCCAACTGATTGGCAAGATTAATTTCACCGACAATACCCGGTGTGTTCGGGCTAATGATAATGCCCGCAATTAAATATCCGATAAGAGGGGGGAGTCGTAAGCGTGCTGCTATATAGCCAAACACAAGTGCAAGACCAAAACCTACCGCTAGTAATATGATGAGATCTACGTCATGTGGCACTCAACACTCCTTTTTTGTCTTGCATGAGAGGGAAATAAGCACAAAAAGTGCCAAAACAGTTTGAAATTTTAGCAATTTGCATAAAAAAAATGCAAAAAAAAACGACCTGTGAGGGTCGCTTTTTTCAAAAAACTAAAATTATTTAATTTTAGCTTCTTTGAAGATTACATGTTGACGGATTTTTGGATCAAATTTTTTGATTTCCATTTTTTCCGGCATAGTACGTTTGTTCTTAGTAGTGGTATAGAAATAACCTGTACCAGCTGAAGAAACTAAGCGAATCTTATCACGCATTGTCCTGACTCCTTACTTAGATCTTTTGACCTTGAGCACGAAGGTCAGCAACAACCTTTTCGATACCCAATTTGTCGATAATACGCATACCTTTAGTAGTTAGACGAAGACGTACGAAACGTTTTTCGCTTTCTAACCAGAAACGGTGGTGGTGCAGGTTCGGCTCGAACCGGCGCTTAGTTTTGTTGTTGGCGTGTGAGACGTTGTTACCAACGACTGGACGCTTGCCGGTAACTTGGCAAACCTTAGACATGGTGTAACTCCATTGATTCAGCCAACAGCAAATCTGTATGGCCAGTCAAAAATAAACGGATTGAATTCATTCAAGGGGCGTTTTATACCAAAAATGCGCTTAAAAGACAAGCGATTTCAGCTAAAACGAAACATGAGCTAGTTTGATAGCTCATGCCTTGATCAGTTAACGAAGAAGAGTCTTCGAAATCAGTTTATGAATCGGCTTATTAAACGGCGGGAGAATGTATTTTAAGCTATACAGCTTAGGATTGGACATTACAGACCGTTCATGCGACAAACTGAAGAAGCCTTCAGGTCCATGATACTTGCCCATACCAGAGGCACCAATGCCTCCAAATGGCAGGTCATCTTGTGCAACATGGGTCAGAACAGTATTTTGCCCGAAGTGCCCTGAATGTGTTCGCTGTGCGACATAATCGGCACGCGCTTGATCAAAGTCGAAATAGTATAATGCAAGAGGACGCGGACGGCTATTAATAAACTCGATTACATCGTCAATTTGATCATATTCCATGATTGGAAGCAGTGGACCAAAGATTTCATTCTGCATAATTTGCATATCTGGCGTGACATTGGTCAGAATGGTCGGTGCAATTTTGCGTAAGTCAGCAGCATTTTCATTACGCGGATTAATTTCAATAATATTTGCCCCATTGTTACGAGCATCTTCTAAATAGCCTTGCAGACGGTTGTACTGTTTATCATTAATAATCGAGGTGTAATCCTGATTATGCGTGATATCTGGGTACATGGTTTCAACAAAGTGTTTAAAGTGCTCAATAAATTCAGCTGTTTTACCACGCGGTAAGAACATATAGTCGGGCGCAACACAGGTTTGGCCTGCATTCCACAGTTTACCTACTGCAATACGTTCTGCGACATCTTTCAAATCGATTGATGGATGAACCAGCACAGGGGACTTACCACCAAGTTCTAAAATGACAGGCACTAAGTTTTCAGCTGCAGCAGCCATTACCGTTTTTCCGACAGATGTCGAACCTGTGAAAATCATTTTATCGAAAGGTAATCGGCAGAATGCATCAGAAATTGCACCACCACCATTGACCACCGCTACCAATTCTTTTGGGAAAGCTTCAGCAAGTGCTTTTTCAAGGACATTACCAAACGCTGCAGATGCACTCGAAATTTTGATCATGGCATGGTTACCTGCAGCCAAGGCACAAATTAAAGGCCCAACTGAAAGTAATAAAGGATAATTCCACGGTGCCATAATGCCGATCACACCTAAAGGTTGATATTGCACCCAGGCTTTTGCAGGTTGGTGAATAATTCCGATATGACGCTTTGACGGTTTCATCCAATTGGTCAAATTTTTACTATAATATTTAATTTGTTCAAGACAGGTGAGTAGTTCACCGATCTTCGTTTCACCAATGGAACGATTACCGTAATCTTGATTAATTGCATCAGCAAATTGATCTTGATACTTAACTAAGATACGCTTGAGACGTGCTAAACGATCGATACGTTCCTTTGCAGTCGGTAGTGGATAGCGCGAATAAGCGTGTTTTTGTTGTGTCAGTATGTCGTTTAAATGCTGACGATCAAAAAGATGGGGTGTCATTGAGCTTGTTTTTGTGTGACTGTTCATGCCGCACTACCATATTGAAAAATCGATTAATTATTTTTTAGAGTAAATACTCTAAATAGTCAAGTTACTTTATGTGTTAGCCTACTAATGCATTTGCTGAATGGTTATTTTAGGATGTCCCATACCAAAACGTTAAAAACCAAAGAACGTATATTGCAGTTGAGTTTGCAGTTGTTTAACGAGCGTGGCGAACGTTCCGTGACCACCAATCATATTGCTGCTGAATTGGGAATGAGTCCTGGCAACTTGTATTACCATTTCCGTAATAAAAACGAGATCATTAAAGAATTAATGGAGCAATACCAAAAGCAAACTTTGGAAATGCTCGCATTACCGGATGATCGTCAACTTGATGCCAATGACAAAATTCACTACTTCCAAGTGTTAAGTAGTCAGTTGTGGGCATATCGTTTTTTACATCGTGATGTCTATCACTTGGTAGAAAACAATGAAGATTTCCGTCGTTTGTATCCGCGCTTTGCGGGTGAAGTGATGCAGCAGGGGCAGAAAATTTATAAAGCCTTTGTAAATGCAGGCTTAATGGAAATGACTGATTCTGAAATTGAAGCACTGATCATTAACTTATGGATTGTGCTGACCAACTGGACCAACTTCCTGTATATGTCGGGCCATATTACCGATTCGAATACCTTGGAAGAAAAATGGGTTTGGCAAGCGCTACGTCAGATGGTGTTCTTGGAAGGTGCGTACTTACGTGGTGAGAGTCGTCAAACCTATGAAAGCTTACTCAATAGCATGGGTGGCTCAGAATTGTTTGCAAGTCTTTCATCGATTAAGAATACGGATGCTGAATCAGCTATTCAGAATCTGTAAGAAACGCGCTAGAATGCTCGGCTTATTTTTTAATTTAACTGATTAGTGACTTTAACCACCATGAATATGACGACTGCCAATACCGCACGTTTATTGATTACTTGTGAAGACAAGCCAGGCATCGTACAGGCTGTGTCTAGCTTCTTATATCATCAAGGCGCAAACATTACTGCACTTGATCAATATGCGACGGAAGCACAAGGCGGGCGTTATTTCATGCGCGTTGAGTTTGAACTCGACAACTTACAAAGCCGTAAAGAAAGTTTAATTCAAACTTTTGCTGTAAATGTTGCAGAACGCTATGAAATGCAATGGCGTTTAGCACTCGTCAGTGATGTGAAGAAAGTCGGGATTTTGGTGTCTAAAGTTGACCATGCCTTACTTGAACTGCTTTGGCGTCATGCGCGTGGCGGTTTGCCATGTGAAATTACCAAAGTGGTTTCAAACCATGAAACACTACGTGAATCGGTTGAAAACTTCGGTATTCCATTTGAAGTTGTGCCAGTAAACAAAGAAAACAAACGCGAAGCTTATGCAAAAATTGATGAGTTGATGCAAGGCAATGACTTGTTGATTTTAGCGCGTTATATGCAAATTCTTGATGAAGAGTTTGTACAAAAATGGGAAATGAAAGTGATCAATATTCACCATTCATTCCTCCCTGCTTTTGTGGGCGCAAACCCTTATAAACAAGCACATGAGAAAGGCGTGAAGTTGATTGGTGCTACAGCGCACTACGTAACAGCAGATCTTGACCAAGGTCCAATCATTGAGCAAGACGTAGAGCGTGTAAACCATGACTTTACTGTTGAGCAATTACGTGAATTGGGTCAGGACGTAGAGCGTAATGTCTTGGCACGCGCAGTAAAATGGCATCTGGAAGATCGTATTATTGTCGATGGCAATAAAACTGTTGTTTTCCAATAAAACAATGAAACATCAAAAAGGCATACTTTAAGTATGCCTTTTTTGTATCTGCGTCAAAAAAATACTGGAAAGATGACATTAGTAGTTGCAAATGAAAACACTTCTCATTTATTATTGGCGTACTTTAATTGTGCTAACCGATGCGCTTAATTGATCTTTTCTAAAATAGATTAGATTGATCCATCGAGGTAATAGATTTAATGAGTCAAATTGCTGCGCCCCAAATGCCTACACCGCCGAATCAGATGAAGAAAAAAGCAATCTCTATCGTAGCGGCTGTTTTAATCGGGCATGTGGGTGTGATCTGGGGTGTTAGCCAGATGAAAGCCCCTGAACTGGCTCCTATTGATAAGAAGCCCTTAAAAGTGCGCTTTGTAAAATTGCAAGAATCTCCACGTCCATTACCGCCTAAGCCGAAAGCAGAACCAAAAAAAGAGCCGCCAAAGCCTAAAGAAGTTAAGATTGTAGAAAAACCTGTACCAGCACCACCAAAAAAAGTTGAAAAAGTTCAACAAGTGCAAAAGCAAACTGCACCAAAAACAGTGACAGCACCACCGATAGAAGCAAAACCGACACCAGCACCTGTTGTGCCTACGGTAGTCACTGAAACAAAAGTAAAACCTGCGCCAGCACCTGTTACGCCACCAGCACCTGTTACGCCACCAGCACCGGCTACGCCGCCTGCACCTCCAGCGCCACCTGCACCGAAGAATGTTTCTCTCGGGGGCGGGGTAAGTTGGTTGCGTGCGCCAAAAGTGTCAATGTCTCCAGGTGAACTTCGCTCGAGTTGTTCAATGGTGGTGGATATTACTGCGAATGAGCAAGGTAAAGTAACGACTGCTACAGCACGAAATTCATCATGTAGCCCTGCAGTGAACCGTAAAGTGGAATCTGCAGTGCGACGTGCACAACTCACCAAATATGTTGAAAATGGTGTGGCATACCCAATACGTGGTGTGGAACAACCATTCGATTTTCAAGTGAAATAAATTACGGCTAACCCATTAGGAGTTCGAGTATGAACTTTTCAGTTTATTGGCAACATGCAGATGCAGTGAGTAAAACACTGTATTTCGTATTATTGGCAATGTCGATTGCAACGTGGACCATTGTGGTTTTACGTTTGCTTGGTACACGTCAATTAAAACAAATTGCGTATGCTCAATTATCTGAAGCATTAGATAAGCTGAAAGCTAAATTTGCTCCATTAGCATTTGAACAACGTAAGGCAGTGGCTGAACAAGCGCTTTTACGTCAAATTGCTGTTGAAAAAGCCAATGCTGAAAAAGGTATTGCAGTGCTCGGTACATTGGCTTCAATTGCACCATTCGTTGGTTTGTTCGGTACAGTATGGGGTATTTTCCACGCCCTAGTTGCTGTCGGTCGTAGCGGTCAAGCAGGCCTTGCTCAAGTGGCGACACCTGTAGGTGAAGCATTGATTATGACTGGTCTTGGTTTGGCTGTGGCTATTCCAGCAGTATTGGCATACAACATCTGCGTACGTGCAAACCGTACACTGAGCAATGAATTACAAGATCATGCGCATAGCTTATTGATCGATACCATGTTGCAACAGGAATCAGCACAAAAAGCTGAAGCGAAAGTTGCGCAAAGCAGTTTAGTTGGAGGTCAAGCTTAATGGCTTTTCAATTGGGTGAAGACAACGATACAGGCATGAATGAGATGAATCTCATTCCCTTGATCGACATTATGTTGGTATTGATGATCATCTTCTTGGTGACAGCAACCGTTGCTAACCCATCAATTCCATTAACCTTGCCGCAAACAGATGCTAAAGTGATCGACTTGCCACCTGAAAATGTCACCATCAGCATTAATGCGCAAGGTGATGTTGCTTGGAATGGTAATGTTGTATCACTTGATGAGTTAGAAAGTCGCTTTAATACTGCAGGGCAGGCACAGCGTCAACCGACCATCGTGCTCAAAGCAGATAAAGAATCACGTTATGATGTGGTTGCTCAAGTGATGTCACGTGCGAGTGGAGCCGGACTCAGTGATATTGCATTCGCAACAGATCATTAAATATAAAACAAAAAAAGCGACCATTTCAGTCGCTTTTTTTATATCAATTACTTCAGTAATTCGACAAACTTACTGCGCAATTTATTCAGTTTTGGTGGAATGGCAAAATTGCAATAGCCTTGGTTTGGGTTACGTGCAAAGAAATTTTGATGATATTCCTCAGCAGGGTAGAAGGTCGGTGCTGGACTCAATTCAGTTACGACTTGTATGCCCTCTGCTTGAAGTGTATTAATCATCTCTTGTGCCTGATCACGTTGTTCATCACTCAAATAGAAAATCACAGAACGATACTGTGTACCGACATCATTGCCTTGACGATTGAGTGTGGTTGGATCATGTGTGGCAAAAAAGACATCTAAAATCTGTTTGAAGCTAATTTGGCTGTCATCAAAGTCGATTAAAATAACTTCTGCATGGTTGGTATCGCCGCGACAAATATCATCATAGCTTGGGTTTGTTGTGTGACCACCTGCATAGCCACTGACGACTTTTTCAATCCCTTGAACTTGTAAAAAAACAGCTTCCGTACACCAAAAGCAGCCACCACCTAACAGTGCTTGTTGCATGCCTCTATCCTTAATGTAATTCAATGAACTTAAGCTCGATTGTATACTGAAAATCTTGGAAGTAAAAAAGCCTGACGAATCAGGCTTTTATTTTTGCATTAGCGAGGTTGTACAGCACTGGTAAATTGCAAGACAGGATTACCGTTTCGATCGAATAATTTCAGGGTCTTATTAAAGACTTGGTAATGGGTCACTTTTGCTAAAGCATCTTGGAACTTTTGTTCCACACCACTGGTGTTGTTTAAGCATGCCATACGTGTGGTGGCTAACTGGCTTAAGCTCAATGTATCACGTCCAGCCGTATAACTACCCATTAAGCGGTTACAGCCATCTGAGCCGCTAAGGCGCTGTGTCGTGCCGTCAAATTGTAAACTTGGAATATTTCGAACTGATGGATCGCTTTTAATTTCAAACATGCCAATATGTGTAGCAATCCAAGTGCCATGTTGAAGTTGTAATAGATTTGCGGCTTCAATTGTTTGAGATGGGCCTTCAACAGGCGTACTTTGACAAGCGGTCAGAATCAGACTGCTTCCTAAAAGGCTGGTGGCTATGAGTTTTTTTAGCATCGTAAAGGCTTTTATTGTCAGGAAACATTTGATTATATAAACAAATTTAATTTCGCTCGGCTAGTTAAATTTACAAAATTAGAATGAATTTATTGATCTTAAGGCTTTAGATTTTTTCGCATCAATTCCGAATATTGTTGACTACTTATATTGCTGCCAAAAGGGACTTTAGGGTTTACATGGGCTTTTTGATACCACGTTGCAATATCCCATTCGTGGTGAATAGCATGTAAGTCATAGAGATAATTAGGCAAGTAACCTGAAACAATCAGTCGATAATCGGTTGGAATTGGTTTATTCGAAACAGCCTGAACCATATCAAAGACCAATGTGGTGCAGTTGCTGGTCAATGTGTTATACCATTTAGGTTCAGCACGTAAATCATCAGCTTTTTTCAAATAGGCATTAAACAAGGCCTTGGCTTCGTTTTTTTGCATATTAACCGGGAAGAAATAAACCTGTTCACCACGAATATTACTTCGGGTATAGACAATATCCTTTTCATCAGACGCGATTAGACTTAATTCAAACTTTCTAAAAAAACCACCAATCGCAGAGAAATCTTCATCTTTTTCTTTACGAATTTCGATGGAGAAGGTTAGGGGTTTTTGATCAGCAAAATCAAAGCTAATGAGGGTATGTGCAATTTTAGGTCCCATCCAATAGGAGGTAATCACATTGACGCCTGTGATTTGATTCAGGTCAAACTGACGTGTTTCCCAACGTTCAGTATAACTGCCATCATGATGCCAATCGAAATTACGGACATTGTGTAAGGTAACCAGATCGCCTTGCTGTTCATAATGCAGCATTTCAGCAACTTCAGCATTCCACACCCGATCTTGACGCGCTTCTATATTAAAGTACCAAACTAAGCTTAAAGCAAAAATGAGAATGTAGATGAGAATATCTAAAGGGCGTGAAATTAGATGACGACTAAAATAAATACCCAGTACAACACAGCTCAGTGCAATCCAAAGTACGATTAAAACGCTACTGAACAGCAGACCTAAAGGTTGCTGAATCCAAATGGCAAGACTCAGCCAAAGACTAGAGCCAATCACAAACACAACAAATACTGCATGAAATAGCCGAGTGAGCCAAAGGACTACAGTATTTGTGGGTGTTTGCATAATCAGGACTTTATTAAAAATTTATGCTTTATTTTCTGTAGGTTGCGAACTCAAAAGCAATGCCTGTTTTGTCGTCAATATGTGACTCGGATGCGATCTTTTTAAACTCAGTTGGTATAGCTGGATAATGTGCATCACCTTGAACATCGAGTTCAACATGGGTCAATTCTAGACGATCTGCAATGTTAATCGTTTGTTTAAAGATTTCACCGCCACCGATAATAAAGACTGTGTCAGGTTTTTCAGATGCTTTTACATCAGAGACTGCTTGTGACAACGCATCTTCAATGCTGTAGGCCACTTTAGCACCTTCAAAAGACCAGTTTTGATCGCGCGTGATAATCCAATTCACACGTTTTGGCAGGGTGCGCCCCATTGACTCTAGGGTCTTACGCCCCATGACCACCACGCCACCTTGGGTAATTTCCTTAAAATGTTTGAGGTCGGCTGAAATATGCCAAGGCAAGTCATTTCCTTTACCGATGCAGTGTTGCTGATCCATTGCGACGACGTGTACGACTTCTAAACCTTGAAATGCCATGCAGAAATTATCCAAATAAGAAAACAGAAATTTTGTCTATTAAAATGCAAAATCCCCCTTTAAGAAAGGGGGATTGATGCGATCTGGAAAATATTTAAATTAAACAGCAACAGGTGCTTTAATTGCAGGATGAGATTCATAGCCTACAATTTCAATATCTTCAAATTTGAAATCAAATAAATCTTTAATTTCAGGATTGAGTTTGAGCTGACATAACCCTAGAGGTTCACGAGTTAATTGCAATTGTGCTTGTTCAAAGTGGTTGGCATAAAGATGTGTATCACCGCCGGTCCAAACGAAATCGCCAACGTCTAAGTCACACACTTGTGCAATCATATGTGTGAGTAACGCATAGCTCGCAATGTTAAATGGCACGCCTAAAAAAACATCCGCACTACGTTGATACAACTGACAAGACAATTTGCCATTATGCACAAAGAATTGGAATAGGGTATGACACGGCGGTAAAGCAACTTTGCCCGCTTCATTTGGGTTCCAACCAGATACGATCAAACGACGTGAATTTGGATTGGTTTTAATCTCATTGATGAGCCATTTGATTTGGTCAAAACCGTCTTGGTTATAGCTGCCATCTTCATTTTTTGTCGCGCCAAAATTACGCCATTGATGACCGTAAACTGGACCTAGCTCGCCTTCAGGGCGACCAAAACGCGCAGTCTGTTCTGCTGTTGACCACTCATCCCAAATGCTGACTTTATTGTCTTTTAAATACTGAACGTTGGTATCGCCTTTGAGGAACCAAAGAAGTTCAATCACAATGGAACGGAAATGAACTTTTTTGGTCGTAAGTAAAGGGAAACCTTTTGAAAGATCAAAACGCATTTGATGACCGAATACTGAACGTGTCCCAGTACCTGTACGGTCGCCTTTATCACCACCGTTGTCGAGGATATGTTGTAAAAGGTCAAGATATTGGCGCATAAGTCTCTCTTAAAATATTGTTTAAATGACCTTGGCATGCACATGAAACGTCATTTTCATGTTGAATTGCATCAGAGGTTACATTGAATAAATGGCATCATAACATTTTTTTTAAAGATTGCTGATAGACCGTTCACGACAAAAATAAGCCGAAACATAGGCATAAAAAAGCACCCGATTTCGAGTGCTTTTTTAGAAAATAATCACTTATGCTGTTTTATGACCCGTATGCACGGTGTGAATTAAATCTGATAAATCATAACCAATTGATTTTGCATAAGCCAAATATTCAGCTTTGGTTCTTTCATCTAAACTTGGTGAGCGATGTAATAACCACAAATATTTTTTATTGGGTTCACCCACTAACGCAGTTTGATAGTTTTCATCAAGTTTTAGTACCCAATAATCCCCTTTAGTAAATGGGATCCAACGGAAACCTTCAGGCAAGAAACTAACTTCAAGTTTTGCATTTTCTGCATCGACAATTGTCGCTTCACCAATGGATTCATCAAGTTGTTTTTTCTCATCCAAGCAGCGGTTTTGTACACGGACTTTACCATCTTCATTTAAACTGTATACGGCAGAAATGTCGGTGCTGTCTTCTGGTTGATGTTTCATAGGTAAACGAGCAATTTCGTACCATGTTCCTAAATATTGATCTAATTTAAAATTTGAAACGGTCATTAAGTCTTGACTCATTGTGTACTCCGTTTTTCTAGTCAATTAAAAATTTCACAATGAGTCTAAACAAGATCAATAACTTAAAGTGCTGTAGTCCTGTAGTGAAATGTTGCATCTGTATTTGTTCATCGTAGGAATTGTTTAAAGATGAAGAAGATATGAACGGGATTTAAATTTACGTGAAAAAGAACGTAATTTGATCAATAAATGCACTTCTTTTTACTTAAAGAAACATGTTTTGTAACTGAGTTATTTTATTTAATTAATTATTAATCAAAGTCTTATATTTTAGGGTTTACATGATGGTTAAATTTTTTTACATTTTGAGGGTGAATATTAACATTGATCAGGCTAGTATGATCAGCCTGTTAACGAGATATAGGCCGCAATATGCAGGCGAGGAGCGATTGGTAAAGAATGGTTTATGATAATCCAGCGAACTTGAGTGCTGTACATGCTCCAGTCCAAGCAAATGTCATAATACGTTCCCAATCGGAGCAACGACCTAAAAAAGCAGTACGTAAAGAAACAGCGAAGCCAACGCATACAAGTTTTGGTGCAGCCAATGGTCAGCGTATTGATATTGCGAAATTTACCAGCTTCCTACAAGGCATTACACGTAGTACCAGTACACAGAAATGTGCCAAAAGTATTCGTGTAGGTTTGCAATCTGCAGGTGCAAAAATTGTTAACCATCCAGTAGCTGCAGCAGACTGGGGCAATACTTTGCAGCAGATTGGTTATAAGAAAATTAACCTGTCTTTTGATCGTCCTAAGAAAGGCGATATCTATATCATTAACCGTACCAATCAACATGTTTACGGTCATATTGCGGCATATTCGGGTTCAGCTTGGGTTTCTGACTTTAAGCAAAATGGTTACGCGGTATATCGCGATCCAAATGTGAAGTATGAATATTATCGTTTAGATCACTAAGTCTAAAGCGAGCAGCAGAGTTACAACCGTTTAGCTCTGTTGCTGTAAATTGAACATAAAAATAAGCCAATTCCCATAAATCCCACACCTTGAACCATCAATGCCCAAGCCTTGTCGGTCATGCTCGTTTGTATCGAGTAATACATCACAATAATTAGTGCTAAGACAGGTACATAACGAATATAGCTTATGCCTGTAACCTTGGTATATCGTAGGCTGAATCCATAGCTGAGATGTAAAGTAATTCCAAGCGCCACACAAATGCCCACATAAATTGCGTC
This window of the Acinetobacter sp. NCu2D-2 genome carries:
- a CDS encoding coniferyl aldehyde dehydrogenase, giving the protein MNSHTKTSSMTPHLFDRQHLNDILTQQKHAYSRYPLPTAKERIDRLARLKRILVKYQDQFADAINQDYGNRSIGETKIGELLTCLEQIKYYSKNLTNWMKPSKRHIGIIHQPAKAWVQYQPLGVIGIMAPWNYPLLLSVGPLICALAAGNHAMIKISSASAAFGNVLEKALAEAFPKELVAVVNGGGAISDAFCRLPFDKMIFTGSTSVGKTVMAAAAENLVPVILELGGKSPVLVHPSIDLKDVAERIAVGKLWNAGQTCVAPDYMFLPRGKTAEFIEHFKHFVETMYPDITHNQDYTSIINDKQYNRLQGYLEDARNNGANIIEINPRNENAADLRKIAPTILTNVTPDMQIMQNEIFGPLLPIMEYDQIDDVIEFINSRPRPLALYYFDFDQARADYVAQRTHSGHFGQNTVLTHVAQDDLPFGGIGASGMGKYHGPEGFFSLSHERSVMSNPKLYSLKYILPPFNKPIHKLISKTLLR
- a CDS encoding TetR/AcrR family transcriptional regulator, with amino-acid sequence MSHTKTLKTKERILQLSLQLFNERGERSVTTNHIAAELGMSPGNLYYHFRNKNEIIKELMEQYQKQTLEMLALPDDRQLDANDKIHYFQVLSSQLWAYRFLHRDVYHLVENNEDFRRLYPRFAGEVMQQGQKIYKAFVNAGLMEMTDSEIEALIINLWIVLTNWTNFLYMSGHITDSNTLEEKWVWQALRQMVFLEGAYLRGESRQTYESLLNSMGGSELFASLSSIKNTDAESAIQNL
- a CDS encoding cation:proton antiporter encodes the protein MPHDVDLIILLAVGFGLALVFGYIAARLRLPPLIGYLIAGIIISPNTPGIVGEINLANQLAELGVMFLMFGVGMHFSLNDLMQVRRIALPGAILQIAVATLLGVGVSMLWGWSFGTALVFGLSLSCASTVVLLKALGDRGLLESINGKIAVGWLLVEDLVMVLALVLLPATAVLLGGQALQGSSSDQNVWITLGITLLKVAGFIAFMLIIGKRLVPMIMQFVARLGSRELFTLTVVAAAISIAFGAYKVFGVSMALGAFFAGMVVKESDFSHRAEEETLPLREIFSILFFVSVGMLFDPRILIEQPLHVLSVVGIIMIGKTIAAMALVLFFRYPINTALTVGASLAQIGEFSFILAALGVSLNLLSLEGQNLILAGALISITLNSFIFSAIEPVQTWIRERSSLARLLERSGDPLAMLPDEVSQDYLRDQVVMIGHGEVGRRVTRSLMDQNIKVVIAEENREIVENLRAKGIAAVSGAATEPSVLIQAHIQHARLLVISPMDIIDIHKIVDIAKTLNPKIQVLLCAESKEEAEVIRRDNVGQVYYAKEEMAKNMSEHILHQIHIAHEHSPSH
- the purU gene encoding formyltetrahydrofolate deformylase, which translates into the protein MNMTTANTARLLITCEDKPGIVQAVSSFLYHQGANITALDQYATEAQGGRYFMRVEFELDNLQSRKESLIQTFAVNVAERYEMQWRLALVSDVKKVGILVSKVDHALLELLWRHARGGLPCEITKVVSNHETLRESVENFGIPFEVVPVNKENKREAYAKIDELMQGNDLLILARYMQILDEEFVQKWEMKVINIHHSFLPAFVGANPYKQAHEKGVKLIGATAHYVTADLDQGPIIEQDVERVNHDFTVEQLRELGQDVERNVLARAVKWHLEDRIIVDGNKTVVFQ
- the rpmG gene encoding 50S ribosomal protein L33, producing the protein MRDKIRLVSSAGTGYFYTTTKNKRTMPEKMEIKKFDPKIRQHVIFKEAKIK
- the rpmB gene encoding 50S ribosomal protein L28; the encoded protein is MSKVCQVTGKRPVVGNNVSHANNKTKRRFEPNLHHHRFWLESEKRFVRLRLTTKGMRIIDKLGIEKVVADLRAQGQKI